A region from the Bacillus sp. (in: firmicutes) genome encodes:
- a CDS encoding SUF system NifU family Fe-S cluster assembly protein, with product MSFNNLDTLYRQVIMDHYKNPRNKGKLEEGSVTVDMNNPTCGDRIHLTMKVENGKVVDAKFEGEGCSISMASASMMTQAIKGKDFDTALRLSSIFSDMMQGKDYDDDIDLGDIEALQGVSKFPARIKCATLAWKAMEKGLRNEQ from the coding sequence ATGTCTTTTAACAATCTAGACACACTTTATCGTCAAGTCATTATGGATCACTATAAAAATCCTCGAAATAAAGGCAAATTAGAAGAAGGTAGCGTTACTGTGGATATGAACAACCCTACGTGTGGGGATCGTATCCATTTAACAATGAAGGTTGAAAATGGAAAAGTCGTAGATGCGAAATTTGAGGGAGAAGGATGCTCCATATCCATGGCATCTGCATCTATGATGACGCAAGCCATTAAAGGAAAAGACTTTGATACGGCCTTACGTCTTTCTAGCATCTTCTCTGATATGATGCAAGGAAAGGACTATGATGATGACATTGACTTAGGCGATATTGAAGCGTTGCAAGGAGTTTCGAAGTTCCCGGCTCGTATTAAATGCGCCACTCTTGCTTGGAAAGCAATGGAGAAAGGGTTACGTAACGAACAATAA
- the sufB gene encoding Fe-S cluster assembly protein SufB, producing the protein MAKKMPEIGDYKYGFRDKDVSVFRSKRGLTREIVEEISRMKDEPQWMLDFRLKSLEHFYNMPMPQWGGDLSALDFDEITYYVKPSERSGRSWDEVPEEIKRTFDKLGIPEAEQKYLAGVSAQYESEVVYHNMKEDLEKLGIIFKDTDSALKENEDLFRQHWAKVVPPTDNKFAALNSAVWSGGSFIYVPPGVKVDTPLQAYFRINSENMGQFERTLIIVDEGAHVHYVEGCTAPVYTTNSLHSAVVEIIVKKGAYCRYTTIQNWANNVYNLVTKRAVCEENATMEWIDGNIGSKLTMKYPAVILKGEGARGMTLSIALAGKGQHQDAGAKMIHLAPNTSSTIVSKSISKQGGKVTYRGIVHFGRKADGARSNIECDTLILDNKSTSDTIPYNEILNDNISLEHEAKVSKVSEEQLFYLMSRGISEEEATEMIVMGFIEPFTKELPMEYAVEMNRLIKFEMEGSIG; encoded by the coding sequence ATGGCAAAGAAAATGCCGGAAATCGGGGATTATAAGTACGGTTTCAGAGATAAAGACGTGTCCGTTTTCCGTTCCAAACGCGGTTTAACTCGTGAAATCGTCGAAGAAATTTCCCGAATGAAAGATGAGCCACAGTGGATGCTCGACTTCCGCTTAAAGTCACTAGAACACTTCTACAATATGCCAATGCCACAATGGGGCGGCGACTTATCCGCTCTTGATTTTGATGAAATTACGTACTATGTTAAGCCATCTGAGCGTTCTGGACGTTCTTGGGATGAAGTACCAGAAGAAATTAAGCGTACATTCGATAAATTAGGGATCCCTGAAGCGGAACAAAAATACTTGGCAGGGGTATCTGCGCAATACGAATCTGAAGTTGTGTACCACAACATGAAAGAGGATTTAGAGAAATTAGGTATCATCTTTAAAGATACGGATTCAGCGCTAAAAGAAAACGAAGATCTTTTCCGTCAGCACTGGGCAAAAGTAGTCCCTCCAACAGATAATAAATTCGCAGCATTAAATTCTGCGGTTTGGTCTGGTGGTTCTTTTATTTACGTTCCACCTGGAGTAAAAGTGGATACGCCGCTACAAGCATATTTCCGTATCAACTCTGAAAATATGGGTCAGTTCGAGCGTACGTTAATTATCGTTGACGAGGGAGCGCACGTTCATTACGTAGAAGGATGTACAGCACCAGTTTATACAACGAACTCACTGCACAGTGCGGTCGTTGAAATTATCGTGAAGAAAGGTGCATACTGCCGTTATACAACCATCCAAAACTGGGCAAATAACGTATATAACCTTGTTACTAAACGTGCCGTTTGTGAAGAAAACGCAACGATGGAATGGATTGACGGAAATATCGGTTCTAAACTGACAATGAAATATCCGGCTGTCATCTTAAAAGGTGAAGGTGCGCGTGGTATGACTTTATCCATTGCTCTTGCTGGTAAAGGGCAACACCAAGATGCCGGAGCTAAAATGATTCACTTAGCACCAAATACGTCTTCTACCATCGTTTCTAAGTCTATCTCTAAACAAGGTGGTAAAGTAACGTACCGTGGTATTGTTCACTTTGGTCGTAAAGCAGACGGTGCTCGCTCAAACATTGAGTGTGACACGCTTATTTTAGATAACAAATCAACATCCGATACCATTCCATATAACGAAATTTTAAATGACAATATTTCGCTTGAGCACGAAGCGAAAGTATCAAAAGTATCGGAAGAACAATTATTCTATCTCATGAGCCGCGGTATATCCGAAGAAGAAGCTACTGAAATGATTGTGATGGGCTTTATCGAGCCATTTACAAAAGAGCTTCCAATGGAATACGCGGTAGAAATGAACCGTCTAATCAAATTCGAAATGGAAGGTTCTATCGGTTAA
- a CDS encoding DUF72 domain-containing protein yields the protein MIYIGLTGWGDHDSLYEGNVSNRDKLQVYASYFPTVEVDSSFYAIQPERNYEKWIEETPASFQFIVKAYQGMTGHLRGDIPFSSKKEMFESFCQSLRPFSKSSKLAMVLFQFPPWFQCTKENVDYLRYCREAMGDLPVALEFRNRTWFSEKYREKTLAFMKKEKWIHSICDEPQVGEGSVPTVLEPTDSEKTLIRMHGRNVNGWRKPKEGKNWRDVRYLYRYNRQELLEWKHYIRSLQKRTTTIYMLFNNNSGGDAADNAKEMIELLGIEYDDLAPRQLELF from the coding sequence GTGATTTATATCGGATTAACGGGATGGGGCGATCATGATTCATTGTATGAAGGGAACGTATCCAACCGGGATAAATTACAAGTATATGCTTCCTATTTTCCAACGGTAGAGGTGGATAGCTCTTTTTATGCCATCCAACCAGAACGTAATTACGAAAAATGGATTGAGGAAACTCCAGCAAGTTTCCAATTTATCGTAAAAGCCTATCAAGGAATGACGGGGCATTTACGTGGAGACATCCCGTTTTCTTCTAAAAAAGAAATGTTCGAGTCCTTTTGCCAATCACTCCGTCCGTTTTCAAAATCCAGCAAATTAGCGATGGTGCTATTTCAGTTTCCGCCATGGTTTCAATGCACGAAAGAAAATGTCGATTACTTACGTTATTGTCGAGAAGCAATGGGGGACCTCCCAGTCGCACTAGAATTTCGGAATCGAACGTGGTTTTCTGAAAAATATCGAGAAAAAACACTGGCTTTTATGAAAAAAGAAAAGTGGATCCATAGTATCTGTGATGAACCACAAGTAGGGGAAGGGTCAGTACCAACTGTTTTAGAACCAACGGATTCAGAAAAAACGTTAATACGCATGCATGGTAGAAATGTTAATGGATGGCGAAAACCAAAGGAAGGGAAAAACTGGCGGGATGTGCGCTATTTATACCGCTATAATCGCCAAGAGCTGCTGGAATGGAAACATTATATACGAAGTCTTCAAAAACGGACTACCACTATTTACATGTTATTTAACAATAATTCTGGTGGTGATGCTGCAGACAATGCCAAGGAAATGATTGAACTATTAGGTATTGAATATGATGATTTAGCCCCACGGCAACTAGAGTTATTTTGA
- a CDS encoding sulfite exporter TauE/SafE family protein gives MEAIVLIVCGLLAGALGALVGLGGGIIIVPALIYLGSYTPLLKPISPQVAVGTSLLIMIFTGLSSTLSYMKHKTVDYKSGWIFFLGSGPGAIVGAWVNQTLKMSTFNVYFGSFMIFVALLLMFKNRLKPVQGLFNQTIKRTFMDGEGHTYEYGYHPLMGILISFIVGFCSGIFGIGGGSLMVPAMMLIFLFPPHVAIATSMFMIFLSALVSSTMHIWLGNVNWTYALFLIPGAWIGAKVGAWMNTKLKSDTLVSILRIILILIGLRLIYQGIVG, from the coding sequence ATGGAAGCTATTGTTTTAATCGTGTGTGGATTACTAGCAGGAGCATTAGGGGCTCTAGTCGGCCTTGGAGGGGGAATCATTATCGTTCCAGCCTTAATTTATTTAGGTTCCTATACGCCTTTATTAAAACCAATCTCTCCACAGGTAGCTGTGGGGACGTCCTTACTCATCATGATATTTACAGGATTGTCTTCTACGTTAAGTTATATGAAGCATAAGACAGTTGATTACAAGAGTGGATGGATTTTCTTTCTAGGAAGCGGACCAGGGGCGATCGTGGGTGCTTGGGTGAACCAAACGTTAAAGATGAGCACGTTCAATGTGTATTTCGGAAGTTTTATGATTTTTGTCGCTCTTTTACTTATGTTTAAAAATCGTTTAAAACCGGTCCAAGGTCTGTTTAATCAAACCATTAAGCGAACATTTATGGATGGAGAAGGGCATACATACGAATATGGATACCATCCTTTGATGGGAATCTTGATTTCGTTTATTGTGGGATTTTGTTCTGGTATTTTTGGAATTGGTGGAGGTTCTCTCATGGTACCAGCGATGATGCTTATTTTTCTGTTTCCTCCACATGTGGCGATTGCAACTTCGATGTTTATGATTTTTCTTTCTGCATTAGTTAGTTCGACGATGCATATTTGGTTAGGAAACGTCAACTGGACTTATGCTCTTTTTCTTATTCCGGGAGCGTGGATTGGCGCTAAAGTTGGGGCTTGGATGAATACGAAATTAAAATCAGATACACTGGTAAGTATTTTACGGATTATTTTAATTCTTATCGGCCTGCGCCTCATCTATCAAGGAATTGTCGGTTAG
- a CDS encoding bifunctional metallophosphatase/5'-nucleotidase, whose translation MMETIHIYHTNDIHSHFEHWVRITPFLKERQALHQKMGQSVFVFDIGDHVDRWHPYTEGTLGKGNVELLNDVGYTAVTIGNNEGITFGYEDLDSLYDNAQFDVVIANVYQPDHKRPEWAKPYCLYQTKHGLTLGVIGVTTYFKRFYELLGWKMTDPIEEVKRIVARIREHADIIVLLSHLGIYDDERMAREIEGIDVILGGHTHHILHEGKVINNVLLAAGGKHGQYVGHVQLTIDTNKVIHEKKAQLYETQQLPPREYEDEQIDSLFEKGKTLLYQPIAHVKEELAVHWFQPSTFPQLLCDAILEWCQGDCAFINAGLVLHSLPKGKVTKFHIHQALPHPINPCVVELTGAELKEVFRQSFDQSLAHLPIKGFGFRGQVMGAFVYSGIDFDENRQTFSIRGKPLEARRVYQLATIDMFTFGPFFPEIHRAQKKTYFLPEFLRDIIVWKLSK comes from the coding sequence ATGATGGAGACCATCCATATTTATCATACGAACGATATACATAGTCATTTTGAGCATTGGGTGCGGATTACACCGTTTTTAAAAGAACGACAAGCGCTACATCAAAAAATGGGACAGTCTGTATTTGTTTTTGATATTGGTGACCATGTTGACCGCTGGCACCCTTACACGGAAGGAACGTTAGGAAAAGGAAATGTTGAGCTCCTAAATGATGTTGGTTACACAGCCGTGACCATTGGGAATAATGAGGGCATTACCTTTGGATATGAAGATCTAGATTCATTATACGATAACGCCCAGTTCGATGTAGTTATCGCCAATGTTTACCAACCGGATCATAAGCGACCTGAATGGGCAAAACCATATTGTTTGTATCAAACGAAACATGGTCTTACATTAGGAGTAATTGGGGTAACAACATATTTTAAACGGTTTTATGAGCTACTTGGTTGGAAAATGACCGATCCAATTGAGGAAGTAAAGCGCATAGTTGCCCGAATTCGGGAACATGCCGATATCATTGTGTTACTATCCCACCTCGGAATTTACGATGATGAACGAATGGCACGGGAAATTGAAGGAATCGATGTGATTTTAGGTGGACATACCCATCATATTTTGCACGAAGGAAAGGTCATCAACAATGTGCTACTAGCTGCTGGGGGAAAGCACGGTCAATATGTTGGACATGTGCAATTAACCATTGATACAAATAAAGTGATTCATGAGAAAAAAGCGCAATTGTACGAAACTCAACAATTACCTCCTCGAGAATACGAAGATGAGCAGATTGACAGTTTGTTTGAAAAAGGTAAAACGTTATTGTACCAACCGATCGCACATGTAAAAGAGGAATTAGCTGTCCATTGGTTTCAACCTTCTACTTTTCCACAACTGTTATGTGATGCCATTTTAGAATGGTGCCAAGGGGACTGTGCCTTTATTAATGCAGGACTTGTTTTACATTCTCTCCCTAAAGGAAAAGTAACCAAGTTTCATATCCATCAAGCACTGCCCCATCCGATCAATCCTTGTGTTGTAGAATTGACCGGAGCTGAATTGAAAGAAGTGTTTCGTCAAAGTTTTGATCAATCATTAGCCCATTTACCGATTAAGGGATTTGGTTTTCGTGGACAAGTGATGGGAGCGTTTGTGTACAGTGGAATCGACTTTGATGAAAATAGGCAAACCTTTTCTATCCGAGGGAAACCTCTTGAAGCCAGACGAGTATACCAACTAGCAACAATTGATATGTTTACGTTTGGTCCATTTTTTCCAGAAATTCATCGAGCACAGAAAAAAACATACTTTCTACCAGAATTTTTACGGGACATTATCGTTTGGAAGTTGTCAAAATAA
- a CDS encoding DUF1805 domain-containing protein — protein sequence MVSLEPIVIDGHTFLAINVQLPKTNLVMVTNDKGYIMCGALDVALLNERLKDRRIIAGRAVGVKTIEQLLEAPLESVTVEAEEYGIYTGMKGKDALLKLV from the coding sequence ATGGTGTCCCTTGAACCAATAGTAATCGACGGACATACGTTTCTAGCGATAAACGTTCAGTTACCAAAAACGAATTTAGTGATGGTAACGAATGATAAAGGGTATATTATGTGTGGCGCTTTAGATGTGGCGTTACTCAACGAACGGTTAAAAGATCGAAGAATTATTGCAGGTCGTGCGGTTGGAGTAAAAACAATTGAGCAATTATTGGAAGCTCCGTTAGAATCCGTAACGGTAGAAGCGGAGGAATATGGCATTTATACAGGAATGAAAGGGAAAGACGCTTTGCTTAAGCTGGTGTAA
- a CDS encoding HD-GYP domain-containing protein, whose protein sequence is MRLIATKSVKPGMILAHPIFNEKGQPLLREGVSLTERLIDRLNQYKITYVYIADSASEGIKATSSISEAERLRAVKTIENTLRMINNSSSLSTMTVLEKNTKQLKGIVSTILEAIKGNQDVLNVLVDVYSYDSYIYQHSYNVTLYSLAIGVGLQLPRKQLEVLGLGALLHDVGKVKVPREILLKPGKLTDEEFEVVKKHTEFGFELLRRLHTVPLVAAHCAYQHHERLNGSGYPRGIKGDEMHEFAKIIAVADVYDAVTSNRVYRKAMLPHEGLELLYSGAGTLFDSSIVEAFRKSISIYPVGVTVELSDGRKGIVAKQNKGVTDRPHIRITEQNGQPLQQPYEMNLQEHLGVTIVKCEA, encoded by the coding sequence ATGAGGTTAATAGCTACAAAATCAGTCAAACCAGGTATGATCTTAGCACATCCTATTTTTAACGAAAAAGGTCAACCGTTATTACGTGAAGGTGTGTCATTAACGGAAAGATTAATTGATCGATTAAATCAATATAAAATTACATACGTATATATTGCCGATTCTGCATCTGAAGGAATTAAAGCGACGTCTTCTATTTCTGAAGCTGAACGACTCCGTGCTGTTAAAACCATCGAAAATACACTTAGAATGATTAATAATTCCTCTTCCTTATCTACCATGACCGTACTTGAAAAAAATACAAAACAGTTAAAAGGAATTGTTTCGACCATTTTAGAAGCGATTAAAGGTAATCAAGATGTTTTAAATGTCTTAGTTGACGTTTATTCCTATGATTCTTATATTTATCAGCATTCATACAATGTAACCTTATATTCATTAGCCATAGGTGTCGGGTTACAATTGCCTCGTAAGCAATTAGAAGTATTAGGGTTAGGAGCCTTACTTCACGATGTCGGGAAAGTGAAAGTTCCTCGGGAGATTTTACTCAAGCCAGGAAAGCTGACCGATGAGGAGTTCGAAGTCGTAAAAAAGCATACCGAGTTTGGATTTGAGTTGTTACGACGTTTACATACCGTTCCACTAGTAGCGGCTCATTGTGCGTATCAACATCATGAACGTTTAAATGGTTCGGGGTATCCGCGCGGGATTAAAGGGGACGAGATGCATGAATTTGCGAAAATTATTGCTGTAGCAGATGTATATGATGCCGTTACCTCCAATCGCGTGTATCGAAAGGCGATGTTGCCACATGAAGGTTTAGAGTTATTATACTCTGGTGCAGGAACCTTGTTTGATTCATCAATTGTCGAGGCTTTCCGAAAATCGATATCGATCTACCCGGTTGGAGTAACTGTTGAATTAAGCGATGGACGGAAAGGAATTGTCGCAAAGCAAAATAAAGGTGTAACCGATCGTCCCCATATCCGCATTACGGAACAAAATGGACAACCGTTACAACAGCCTTATGAAATGAATTTACAAGAACATTTAGGCGTTACCATTGTAAAATGTGAAGCATAA
- the yunB gene encoding sporulation protein YunB, producing the protein MSFNFYKKPRRRGPLPFRYVFLLSFVFFIFSTAAGLWIINEGIKPTLTSYAETQTRKIATMVINKAINKKIANVIDINDIIETVPNPNGNGTTTTKFNTEIISRVQSEITSLVQMNIKEAERGNLEALEFLSDVEINKEETIKREGIVYEVPLGQATNNALLGNLGPQIPVRFFAIGDAQSNVKTYYEALGINNVWVEVFIEIEVNIQIIIPFATKVTTIKQDIPVAMGLIQGKVPQFYNGGGNTSPSIEVPFEN; encoded by the coding sequence TTGTCTTTTAATTTTTACAAAAAACCCCGACGAAGAGGGCCCTTACCCTTTCGTTATGTCTTTTTACTTTCATTTGTCTTCTTTATTTTTTCCACTGCGGCTGGACTATGGATTATCAATGAGGGGATTAAACCAACGCTAACGAGCTACGCCGAAACGCAAACCCGTAAAATCGCCACGATGGTCATTAATAAAGCGATTAATAAAAAAATAGCGAATGTCATTGATATTAATGACATTATTGAAACGGTACCGAACCCGAACGGAAATGGAACGACGACAACGAAATTTAATACAGAAATTATAAGTAGGGTGCAGTCAGAAATTACGAGCCTTGTTCAAATGAACATTAAAGAAGCAGAGCGCGGAAATTTAGAAGCGCTGGAATTTTTATCAGATGTAGAAATTAACAAAGAAGAAACCATAAAACGGGAAGGGATTGTGTACGAAGTTCCGCTTGGGCAAGCGACCAACAATGCGTTATTAGGGAACTTAGGTCCACAAATTCCCGTTCGTTTCTTTGCAATTGGTGACGCACAATCCAATGTAAAAACGTACTATGAAGCATTAGGAATTAATAACGTTTGGGTCGAAGTTTTTATTGAAATAGAGGTAAACATTCAAATTATCATTCCATTTGCAACAAAAGTGACAACAATCAAACAGGATATTCCTGTTGCTATGGGACTAATTCAAGGAAAAGTACCACAGTTTTACAACGGTGGCGGTAATACTTCCCCTTCCATTGAAGTACCATTTGAAAACTAG
- a CDS encoding Na+/H+ antiporter NhaC family protein codes for MENTIFSLLPPVVAIVMAILTRRVILSLGVGIVLAGLLLGQFQLGASFTYIWEAFSGIFISDGEINTWNVYILIFLLILGVITAFINISGGSRAFGEWALKRVKSRVGAQLVTAFLGIIIFIDDYFNSLAVGQVARPITDRQKVSRAKLAYLIDSTSAPVCVVSPISSWGAYIIGIIGMILAEHSITEYTAFSAFMQMVPLNIYVWVALAFVFFVAIRNVNIGAMKQHEERAIATGEVYDPEKEIPGEVKEELPVSQKGTIGDLLLPILALIVGTVVAMIWTGAKAVEGEATILAIFENTDVATSLVYGGLFGLLVTILLFIRQSVVFKGIPASVFGNGVWAGIRSMLPAINILILAWTIVTLIDQLQTGTYLAGLVEKANINTAFLPAILFLVAGIMAFSTGTSWGSFGLLLPIAGEIAAVTDMTLLLPSMAAVLAGAVFGDHCSPISDTTILSSTGAGSNHMDHVVTQLPYTLIAAVISTISYIVIGFFGSTIIGLFAAAILFVIVAVWLQRNTGKQTEAVEA; via the coding sequence ATGGAAAATACGATTTTCTCACTTTTACCACCTGTTGTAGCCATTGTGATGGCAATTCTTACTCGTCGTGTCATATTATCCTTAGGTGTTGGGATTGTATTGGCAGGTTTATTGTTAGGTCAATTCCAGCTAGGTGCGTCATTTACTTATATTTGGGAGGCATTTTCGGGCATTTTTATTTCCGATGGGGAAATAAATACGTGGAATGTTTACATTTTAATTTTCTTACTCATTTTGGGTGTCATTACCGCATTTATTAATATTTCTGGTGGAAGTCGAGCTTTTGGTGAATGGGCGTTAAAGCGCGTAAAATCTCGTGTAGGTGCACAATTAGTTACAGCCTTTTTAGGGATTATTATTTTTATCGATGATTATTTTAATAGCTTAGCAGTGGGGCAAGTGGCTCGCCCAATTACAGACCGACAAAAAGTATCACGCGCAAAATTAGCTTATTTAATCGATTCTACGTCCGCACCGGTATGTGTCGTTTCGCCAATCTCCAGCTGGGGCGCATATATTATTGGAATCATTGGGATGATTTTAGCTGAGCATAGCATTACGGAATATACGGCTTTTTCGGCATTTATGCAAATGGTGCCATTAAATATTTATGTATGGGTAGCTTTGGCCTTCGTCTTCTTTGTCGCGATTCGCAACGTAAACATTGGTGCAATGAAGCAACATGAAGAACGGGCGATAGCAACAGGTGAAGTGTATGATCCAGAAAAAGAAATTCCAGGGGAAGTTAAAGAAGAATTGCCAGTTAGTCAAAAAGGAACGATTGGTGATTTATTGCTACCGATCCTAGCTTTAATAGTTGGAACGGTCGTGGCGATGATTTGGACAGGAGCAAAAGCGGTGGAAGGTGAAGCTACAATCCTTGCCATTTTTGAAAACACGGACGTAGCAACTTCCCTTGTATACGGTGGTTTATTTGGCTTATTAGTGACAATTCTTTTATTTATTCGTCAAAGTGTTGTATTTAAAGGGATTCCTGCATCCGTATTTGGGAATGGAGTTTGGGCAGGAATTCGCTCCATGTTACCAGCGATCAATATTTTGATTTTAGCGTGGACGATAGTTACATTAATTGATCAATTGCAAACAGGTACGTATTTAGCGGGACTTGTGGAAAAAGCGAACATAAATACAGCGTTTTTACCGGCTATTTTATTTTTAGTAGCTGGAATTATGGCATTTTCGACAGGTACGTCTTGGGGGTCATTTGGTTTATTGCTTCCGATTGCTGGAGAAATCGCGGCTGTTACTGATATGACACTTCTTTTACCATCAATGGCTGCCGTGTTGGCAGGAGCGGTATTTGGTGACCATTGTTCGCCAATTTCAGATACGACGATTCTTTCGTCTACAGGAGCCGGTAGCAACCATATGGACCATGTCGTGACACAACTGCCTTACACGCTTATCGCAGCGGTTATTTCTACAATTAGTTATATTGTCATCGGCTTTTTCGGTAGTACGATTATTGGATTATTCGCTGCAGCCATCCTGTTTGTTATTGTAGCGGTATGGCTGCAAAGAAATACAGGAAAACAAACGGAAGCAGTCGAAGCTTAG
- a CDS encoding sodium-dependent transporter, whose protein sequence is MENRQQWGTRAGFILAAVGSAVGLGNIWRFPGIAYENGGGAFFLPYLFALLTAGIPILVLEFTLGHKYRGSAPLSLGRMSKKGEWIGWWQVGISFVISTYYAVIIAWAMAYAYYALSLQWGNDPLSFLIGDYLKLTENPGEVGSVVPSVFIPLVLVWAITLGVLFKGVKKGIELANKVMIPALVVLFLIIVIRALTLEGAVDGLNTFFKPNWDVILSGKVWVAAYGQIFFSLSIAFAIMITYSSYLPKKSDITNNAFITGFANSSVELLAGIGVFSALGFMAAQQGVPVQEVVSKGVILAFAVFPEIINNFPVASELFGFLFFTCLVLAGLSSLISIVETYVAGVQEKFNISRTASVAVGGGIAALISILFSTQGGLYFLDSADHFINNYGIALAGLVEVVFVAWFLRELDNLKGHADAVSDIRLGAWWKLSITIITPVVLGIMMVMNFREDILNSYGDYPAVFNFYSGWLVAALVIFLGFIFAYAKKWNQGQLEIPSHKEVQ, encoded by the coding sequence ATGGAAAATCGACAACAATGGGGGACTCGGGCCGGTTTTATTTTAGCAGCGGTCGGGTCAGCAGTCGGATTAGGTAACATTTGGCGTTTTCCTGGCATCGCCTACGAAAACGGTGGAGGAGCCTTCTTCCTACCATATTTATTCGCGTTGTTAACAGCAGGGATTCCCATCTTAGTTTTAGAGTTTACACTTGGGCACAAGTATCGAGGTTCAGCTCCATTATCATTGGGACGAATGTCGAAAAAAGGTGAATGGATTGGATGGTGGCAAGTCGGTATCTCGTTTGTCATCTCAACTTACTACGCTGTAATTATCGCTTGGGCGATGGCTTATGCGTACTATGCGCTCAGCTTACAATGGGGAAATGATCCACTAAGCTTTTTAATCGGAGACTATTTGAAATTAACTGAAAATCCAGGTGAGGTAGGAAGTGTTGTTCCTAGCGTCTTTATTCCACTGGTTTTAGTTTGGGCAATCACTTTAGGTGTACTGTTCAAAGGAGTTAAAAAAGGTATTGAATTGGCAAACAAAGTAATGATTCCGGCGTTAGTGGTCTTATTTTTAATTATCGTTATTCGTGCATTAACGCTTGAAGGAGCAGTAGACGGGTTAAACACATTCTTTAAACCGAACTGGGATGTAATTTTAAGTGGGAAAGTATGGGTAGCAGCGTATGGACAAATTTTCTTCAGTTTATCTATAGCTTTTGCCATCATGATTACGTATTCAAGTTACTTACCAAAGAAATCTGATATTACGAACAACGCATTTATTACTGGTTTTGCAAACTCTTCTGTAGAGTTGCTAGCAGGTATCGGGGTTTTCAGTGCGTTAGGATTTATGGCTGCACAACAAGGTGTCCCTGTTCAAGAAGTTGTTTCTAAAGGTGTTATCCTTGCGTTTGCGGTATTTCCGGAAATTATTAACAACTTCCCAGTTGCATCTGAGTTATTTGGGTTCTTATTCTTTACATGTTTAGTACTTGCAGGCCTTTCTTCTCTCATTTCGATTGTTGAAACATATGTTGCTGGTGTACAAGAAAAGTTTAACATTTCCCGTACGGCTTCTGTTGCTGTCGGTGGTGGAATTGCAGCACTAATCTCTATATTATTCTCGACTCAAGGTGGCTTATACTTCTTAGACTCTGCAGACCACTTTATCAACAATTACGGTATTGCTTTAGCTGGTTTAGTCGAAGTTGTTTTTGTTGCTTGGTTCTTACGTGAACTTGATAACTTAAAAGGTCATGCGGACGCTGTTTCCGATATTCGCCTTGGTGCTTGGTGGAAACTTTCAATAACAATTATTACTCCAGTCGTTCTAGGCATTATGATGGTAATGAACTTCCGCGAAGATATTTTGAACAGCTATGGAGATTATCCGGCTGTATTTAACTTCTACTCTGGTTGGCTTGTAGCCGCATTAGTGATTTTCCTTGGATTTATCTTTGCTTATGCAAAAAAGTGGAATCAAGGTCAATTAGAAATTCCATCCCATAAGGAGGTACAATAA
- a CDS encoding methionine/alanine import family NSS transporter small subunit has protein sequence MDASAVVMMIVGMLIIWGGLGLSIANAVRKSKN, from the coding sequence ATGGATGCAAGTGCAGTAGTGATGATGATTGTTGGTATGCTAATCATTTGGGGTGGATTAGGACTTTCGATTGCGAATGCTGTTCGTAAATCTAAAAACTAA